The nucleotide window ATGCTGCTGGAGATGCACGCATGTTTCTTGATGCGGACCCCACGCATGACCGTGCACCGGGATAGCCTCACCCCAGACTCGACCACGCAGTTCGGCCCGATCGCCACGTCTGGGCCAATCAGGCAGCCCTCCCCAATGACTGCACTCTCATGGACCAGGACATTCCCCACAATGTGGGGCCCGACAGCTAGCCGGGAAGGAGAGTTCTTCCGGAGGGAGTTCAGATACAACCCCAGGCCTGTGATGTAATCCCTTGGCTGCCCAATGTCCATCCAGAATCCAGGTAAGACCATTGCATAGAGCTTTTGCTCTGCAGCAATCTTAGGGAAGACCTCTTTCTCAATCGAAGTGGGCCGCAATTGGATCCGGTCGATGACGGAGGGATTCAGCAGGTAGATCCCGGCATTAATCTTGTTGCCCACGAAGATCTTCGGTTTCTCTACAAACTTCTCTACTTTCCCAGTCTTCTCCTCCATGACCACGACGCCGTACTTTGATGGTTCATCTACCTATTCAAGTTAATGGAATTTCTTATGATTCAAGCCATTTGAGCAGGGGAGGTTTCTGACCTACCCTGAAGAATCAACAAGCaaacaatagagagagagagagagagagagagagagagagagagagagagatgcacagTATTCCAAAAATAGGCCCATGGTTCAATGTTCCGGTGGGTCCACCATGGATATATAGGGAGATCCATTGAGGAGATCTTTTTTTCAGGGTATGCCCATTATTAATTCAGCAGCCTGGATAGCTGAACATGGGCCCTAGGAACACgatgaaaaaataaaatcgaaGGTTTCACATAGAGAAATGATAGATATGCAATTATACCTTGGTTACCATTATTGAAGCCTCTCCACCATGAGCTCTGTGGAATTCGATCATTTGCCTGAGCGGGTACTCACTGATAACATCGCTGTTGAGTACGAAGAAAGGCTCACCGGAACCATCTAGCAGCTTATCCTTGGCTAGAGCCAGGGGACCTGCAGTGCCCATTGGCTCGTTCTCCTGCGAGCAAGTGATCTTCATCCCCAGCTTGCTCTCGAATTCCTTCAAGAAGTTCAGCATCACCTGCAAAGCAAAAACACGACTTGACATCATCAATATTTTAAAACAGAAAATCAGCTGCAAAATGATTTGGTTGAGGTTCGTTTCTCTTACCTCTGGTTGGTAATTGATGGCTAGAACAACTTCTGTCACTCCAATAGCTTTCAGAGCTTcaatctgaaaaaaataaaataaaatcagaaacatAGACAGATTACAGTTAATTTACGCAATTTACTTACCCCATATCTATCGTAAGACATGAAACTGCAAATTCATCTACAAAGATTCAgaggataaatttgaaaaaaaaacacaCTGGAAGTTTCTGGAAGCAAGCTTGGGGGATTCAAGTGTCTAATATAGAgtttgtttggatgcaacccaaaatgcaattggtttgatttttattttttatttttgcagacCGAATGGCATAATCTGTCCTCCCCTGCATTTGAGATGGTTCGGATTGTCAGATGCTGTTAATTCCAACTTGTCTACCCGAAATCAACATCAGCAACATATGCTGAAAATGATTTGGAGCGCAAAGGTGGGAACACAGTATCCTGCCTATCATCAATTCTGATTACCATGCCAAACATAGAGAACTGCACCCTAAAAGGTTCTTCTCATCTTCCATAGGAAACTGGATTTCAGATATGATATAtatccagacaagcaaaacaagaatAGAACATAAACTTATGCAAACGATTATCAATTCATTGGAAATCAACAGTAGAGAAACGCATAAACAGATCCAGCCCATaggggggaaaaaagaaaaagaaaaagtaaaaaagagaaaTGCTCCTCTTCAATTTCAAAGAGATGGACTCATGGGGTATTACCTGATGCAGAATCATGGGTTTGTTAGCAAAATCCACAAGCGGCTTTGGAACGCTGAGCGTCAATGGCCGCAGACGCGTACCGAACCCTCCGACGAGAATGAGTGCCTTCATCGTTGCACGGAGAACCAACTACTCTTGTTGATCTATCACAAAATCACCcccaaaatttaagaatttaACATAAACCATGCAGaaattcaaaacaaaatatgCCAGAAATTCAACACATATGAGAGCCTAGCCTAAATCAGGCAAAGTTGTTGGCCTCAGCGTGCCAGGTGTGAAACTGAACCTGCCATGGATTCTAACAGCTGCTGAGAGGAGGAGAAGACAGACCAGATCTGGATGGGGAATTTAAGAAAACCGACTGCAAGAAtttaaagagagaagagagaggaaagggGCCAAAAGAGGGTAACAGGTGTTGAGAGAAGCTCAgtacagagagaaagagagagtgagagattcgTCCGTATGTTTTAGCTGGAATGGGACGGAGGAAAGATACAAATTCCAGCTAAATTACAGAGCGATTTTTGGAGCAAAGACACTAATTTTTCGCAAATACGACACAGGAAGGCTAGAAATCGGAAT belongs to Magnolia sinica isolate HGM2019 chromosome 8, MsV1, whole genome shotgun sequence and includes:
- the LOC131252793 gene encoding mannose-1-phosphate guanylyltransferase 1, whose protein sequence is MKALILVGGFGTRLRPLTLSVPKPLVDFANKPMILHQIEALKAIGVTEVVLAINYQPEVMLNFLKEFESKLGMKITCSQENEPMGTAGPLALAKDKLLDGSGEPFFVLNSDVISEYPLRQMIEFHRAHGGEASIMVTKVDEPSKYGVVVMEEKTGKVEKFVEKPKIFVGNKINAGIYLLNPSVIDRIQLRPTSIEKEVFPKIAAEQKLYAMVLPGFWMDIGQPRDYITGLGLYLNSLRKNSPSRLAVGPHIVGNVLVHESAVIGEGCLIGPDVAIGPNCVVESGVRLSRCTVMRGVRIKKHACISSSIIGWHSTVGQWARVENMTILGEDVHLCDEIYSNGGVVLPHKEIKSSILKPEIVM